One stretch of Agelaius phoeniceus isolate bAgePho1 chromosome W unlocalized genomic scaffold, bAgePho1.hap1 SUPER_W_unloc_2, whole genome shotgun sequence DNA includes these proteins:
- the LOC143692660 gene encoding serine/threonine-protein kinase pim-1-like — protein PLPGRAMPPARPRPRAGLPRARPRPSRRALASARLWPYWRWRCWAGISAWCGGGIAALRLRLARARPRPRGRLQSRPRPRPRSRARLLPGPAEDTGGAAAAAASAGASPARAPPLGSAAAGPEPPVPLSKERTPGHARPGAAEGRSGAVAGPGPSADSRVSPAGKAHEALQERYRVGSLLGRGGFGSVFAATRLSDGAPVAIKRVPRNRVRHWGELPDGSRAPLEIVLQAKVSTGFPGVVQLLEWLELPNHIVMVLERPERCQDLQRFIGARRFLPEEVARALFRQVLEAVRHCTSCGVLHRDIKPENILLDLHTGQAKLIDFGCGTYLQETAYTHFAGTLSYSPPEWNDFGWYHGEAATIWSLGILLHQMVCGEHPFRRGRNLSWGQLPLPQGLSQECKDLIRWCLSVNSLERPTLEDLFCDPWVQDIPLP, from the exons cccctgccgggccgggccatgcccccggcccgcccccggccccgggcggggctgccccgtgcccggccccgcccgtcccgccgcgctctcgcctccgcccggctctggccgtactggcggtggcgctgctgggcgggcatcagtgcctggtgcgggggcggcatcgccgcccttcggctccgcctggcccgagcccggccccgcccccgagGCCGGCTTcagtcccggccccggccccggccccgatcCCGggcccggctcctcccggggcccgcggaggacacaggcggcgcggccgctgccgccgcctccgctggggcttccccggcccgagctccgccgctcggcagcgcggccgccggccccgagcctcccgtgccgctttccaaagagcgaacgcctgggcatgcccggcccggggcggctgaggggcgctcgggggccgttgctggccccgggccgagcgctgacagccgcgtctcgcccgcagggaaggcgcacgaggccctgcaggagcggtaccgagtgggttcgctgctggggcgcggaggattcggcagcgtcttcgcggccacgcggctctcggacggcgccccg gtggccatcaaaagggtgccacggaaccgcgtccggcactggggcgagctg cccgacggcagcagggccccgctggagatcgtgctgcaggccaaggtgtccactggcttccctggtgtggtgcagctgctggagtggcttgagctgcccaaccacatcgtgatggtgctggagcggccagagcggtgtcaggacctgcagcgtttcattggggcacggcggttcctgcccgaggaggtggcgcgggcgctgttccgccaggtgctggaggccgtgcggcactgcaccagctgcggggtcctgcaccgcgacatcaagcCAGAGAACATCCTGCTTGACCTGCACACCGGGCAGGCCAAactgatcgactttggctgtggcacctacctgcaagagacagcctacacccactttgcag gaacactgtcctacagccccccggaatggaacgactttggctggtaccatggcgaggcagcaacgatctggtccctgggcatcctgctgcaccagatggtctgcggggagcacccgttcaggaggggccggaacctcagctggggccagctcccgctgccacaagggctctctcaag agtgcaaagatctgatcaggtggtgtttatccgtgaactccttggaaagacccacattagaagacctgttctgtgatccttgggtgcaggatattcctctgccatag